From a region of the Eretmochelys imbricata isolate rEreImb1 chromosome 6, rEreImb1.hap1, whole genome shotgun sequence genome:
- the LOC144267146 gene encoding glycine N-acyltransferase-like protein 3, with protein sequence MLILSCSSKLQQLEATLWRRLPETLQVHGAVMTINCGNPAAQEVLVDSWPEFKAVLTRPRKEVALDDSDFYTNMYAAYYRDLGAYRALLGSAVNWNQAFCIHGLRDGLYEASRDIANTKGVKLEVFRCFTYFHPDPNTLPEIQLDPAVRLSTLDVSHLDLMNEMWPYGGNKYSKRFLERLIRHFPSFCLLDSAGHLLSWTVSDPYGAMGRSVTMPEHRGRGYNGVLNNLIAKRLHALGYPSYGHVAVDNYPMQRLQERQSFQRQPNLCHFILHNAALHRTPTLIPSPAPGTAPA encoded by the exons ATGCTGATCCTGAGCTGCTCCTccaagctgcagcagctggaggcGACACTATGGAGGCGCCTGCCTGAGACGTTGCAG GTCCATGGCGCCGTGATGACCATAAATTGTGGGAACCCGGCAGCACAGGAGGTTCTGGTGGATTCGTGGCCTGAGTTCAAAGCCGTCCTCACACGGCCACGCAAAGAG GTGGCATTGGATGACTCTGATTTCTACACCAACATGTACGCGGCATACTACCGGGACCTGGGTGCCTACAGGGCCCTGCTGGGCAGCGCCGTCAACTGGAACCAGGCCTTCTGTATCCACG ggctcCGGGACGGGCTCTACGAGGCCTCGAGGGACATCGCCAACACTAAAGGGGTCAAGCTGGAGGTGTTCCGCTGCTTCACTTATTTTCACCCAGATCCCAACACCTTGCCTGAAATCCA ACTAGACCCGGCTGTGAGGTTGTCGACCCTGGATGTCTCCCACCTCGACCTGATGAATGAGATGTGGCCCTATGGGGGAAACAAGTACAGCAAGAGGTTCCTGGAAAGACTGATCCGCCACTTCCCCAGTTTCTGCCTCCTAGACTCTGCTGGCCACCTTCTCAGCTGGACTGTTTCAGACCCATATGGTGCCATGGGGCGTAGCGTCACTATGCCCGAGCACCGGGGACGCGGTTACAATGGGGTGCTTAACAACTTGATAGCCAAGCGGTTGCACGCACTAGGCTATCCCAGCTACGGCCACGTGGCCGTGGACAACTACCCCatgcagaggctgcaggagaggcagAGCTTCCAGCGCCAGCCCAACTTGTGCCACTTCATCCTCCACAACGCAGCACTGCACAGAACCCCCACGTtaatccccagcccagccccgggcacAGCCCCCGCATga